In a genomic window of Nostoc sp. UHCC 0870:
- the cobT gene encoding nicotinate mononucleotide-dependent phosphoribosyltransferase CobT, which produces MIRIYTEKEQGEAWLRQYRGHIPLFACVLGFTETGLIPGISAAGCTPEDRKYTACADAEFLYYGAKHKPQYALPPLTAGASPVLISRAVVESLNIPVYLFNAGLPQIPSMPVIDLGGCPARCLSTGTAIELTTVHNLFKQGMLWGDRLADKTQKGYQGYLILSECVVGGTTTALAILTGLGINAVGKVNSSHPICNHEQKWQVVQQGLERMKSRGESQSLPYLVPIDPLELVAAVGDPMQVVVAGMAIAASRRCGVMLAGGTQMLAVYALISAIAQAYNLSWQPAAVVVGTTRWVAEDPTGDTVNLALSLGKNSKYPDSQSPPLLATSLSFANSSYPQLQAYERGFVKEGVGAGAACIAANLTQNWQQDQLLAAIETQIEQINSFSASRYKPIPNAESTPNS; this is translated from the coding sequence ATGATTCGCATCTATACCGAAAAAGAACAGGGTGAAGCATGGCTGAGGCAATATCGCGGTCATATTCCTCTGTTTGCTTGTGTTTTAGGTTTTACGGAAACTGGGTTGATTCCAGGAATTTCGGCAGCTGGTTGCACTCCAGAGGATCGGAAATATACTGCCTGTGCTGATGCTGAGTTTTTATATTACGGCGCAAAACACAAACCCCAATATGCTTTACCTCCACTGACGGCGGGAGCATCGCCTGTGCTGATTTCTCGCGCTGTGGTGGAGTCACTGAATATACCCGTTTATTTATTTAATGCTGGATTACCTCAAATCCCATCTATGCCAGTCATTGATTTGGGTGGTTGTCCAGCTAGATGTTTAAGTACAGGTACAGCAATAGAGTTAACAACTGTACATAACTTATTTAAGCAAGGAATGCTTTGGGGCGATCGCCTGGCGGATAAGACTCAAAAGGGATATCAGGGATATCTAATTTTAAGTGAATGTGTTGTTGGTGGGACTACAACAGCTTTAGCGATTTTAACGGGCTTGGGTATAAACGCAGTAGGCAAAGTTAATAGTAGTCACCCTATTTGTAACCACGAACAAAAGTGGCAAGTGGTGCAACAAGGGTTGGAGAGGATGAAAAGCAGAGGCGAATCTCAATCTCTACCTTATCTTGTACCGATTGATCCTCTAGAACTAGTTGCGGCGGTTGGTGATCCGATGCAGGTAGTAGTGGCTGGGATGGCGATCGCCGCTAGTCGTCGTTGTGGTGTAATGTTGGCTGGTGGGACGCAAATGCTAGCGGTTTATGCTCTCATTAGTGCGATCGCTCAGGCTTATAATTTATCTTGGCAACCAGCCGCAGTAGTTGTAGGTACAACCCGATGGGTAGCGGAAGATCCTACGGGTGATACAGTTAACCTCGCTCTGAGTTTAGGCAAAAATAGCAAATATCCTGATAGCCAATCTCCTCCCTTACTAGCTACCAGTTTGAGTTTTGCTAATTCTTCTTACCCCCAACTCCAAGCCTATGAACGGGGATTTGTTAAGGAAGGTGTAGGTGCTGGCGCAGCTTGTATAGCCGCCAATCTCACTCAAAATTGGCAGCAAGATCAACTTTTAGCTGCGATAGAAACCCAAATTGAACAAATAAATTCCTTTAGTGCATCCAGGTATAAACCCATACCGAATGCTGAGTCAACCCCCAACTCATAA